The stretch of DNA CGGTCACGTGCTCTTCGGCAAACAGATCCCGGCAGAACGCCGCATCATCACCTTGCACATTCGGCCACAGATAGAAGCTGCCATCCGGGCGCTGCACGTCCATCACCGGGCTGAGGATTTCCAGCACCGCGTCGAACTTCTCGCGGTACAGCGCACGGTTGGCGCGCACGTGGACTTCGTCATTCCACGCCGCAACGCTGGCCAGTTGGGTTTGTACCGGCATCGCGCAGCCGTGGTAGGTGCGGTACAGCAGGAAACCCTTGAGGATATCGGCATCTCCGGCGACGAAACCGGAACGCAGGCCAGGCAGGTTGGAGCGCTTGGACAGGCTGTGGAACACCACGCAGCGCTTGAAGTCCTTGCGGCCCAGTTCGACGCAGGCACTGAGCAGGCCTGGCGGCGGAGTCTGTTCGTCGAAGTACAGCTCGCTGTAGCACTCATCGGCGGCGATCACGAAGTCGTGTTCGTCAGCCAGAGCGATCAGTTTTTTCAGCACATCTACCGGGATCAGCGCGCCAGTCGGGTTGCCCGGCGAGCACAGGAACAGGATCTGGCAGCGCTTCCAGATGTCTGGTGATACCGCGTCGAAATCCGGGTTGAAGCCGTTTTCGTCCAGGCAAGGCAGGTAGTGCGGCTTGGCGCCAGCGAGGAACGCTGCGCCTTCGTAGATCTGATAGAACGGGTTGGGGCTGACCACCAGGGCGTCGTCGCCACGGTTGACCACGGTCTGGGTGAAGGCGAACAGCGCTTCGCGAGTGCCGTTGACCGGCAGCACGTTGCGCGCCGGGTCAATCCAGCCGCTCGGCACGCCGAAACGACGCTCGCACCAGCCAGCGATCGCTTCGCGCAGGGCCGGGATGCCGAGGGTGGTTGGGTATACCGCCATCTGATCCAGATTGTTCGCCAGCGCTTCGGCGACAAAGCTTGGCGAGCGATGTTTCGGCTCACCGATCGACAGGGCGATCGGGCGTTTGTCCGGGTTCGGGGTCACGGTGCCGAGCAGGGCGCGGAGCTTTTCGAACGGGTAGGGCTGGAGCTGGTTCAGAGCGTTGTTCATGGATGCCTCGTTCAATGTGGAGAGAACTCCGTGGCGAGGGGATTTATCCCCGATCGGCTGCGCAGCAGTCGCAAAACCATCGCGTGCGGTGTAGCGAATACACCGCGATTGCAGGTTTTTGGGGCCGCTTCGCAACCCATCGGGGATCAATCCCCTCACCACTAAAGCCCCGGACAGCTATATCTGCCTCCACAGGGATAGTTTGTTAATTCAGATACTGATACGCGAAAGCTTGATATCCGGTTCCTGATTGACGCTCAGTTGTTCGACGATTGCATCCTGCAAGCGGCTGCACAGCAGCGGGTCGGAGAGCGGCTGGTTGTGGGCGTCGGTGATGAAGAACACGTCTTCCACCCGTTCGCCCAGGGTCGCAATCTTGGCGTTCTGCAGCGATAGGTCGAATTCGAGGAAGATCCCGCCGATCCGCGCCAGCAGGCCCGGGCGATCCGGTGCCGTCAGTTCCAGCACCGTCACCGGGCGCTGGGCGTCGTTGTGGATCGTCACCTGCGGCGCAAAGGCGAAGTGCTTGAGCTGGCGCGGCACCCGGCGCTGGATGATCGTCGGGTAATCGTCCGGGTTGCGCAGGGCTTCGGTCAGGCCGTCGCGGATCTGCTTGATCCGTGCCGGGTTGTCACCGATGGATTCACCGTCGTTGTCGAGCACGATGTAGGTGTCGAGGGTGAACTGGCTGCTCGAGGTGATGACCCGGGCGTCGTGAATGTTCAGGTTGAGCTGGTCCATCGCGGCCACGGTCACGGCGAAGAAGTCGTGCTGATCCGGGGCATAAATGAAGATCTGCGTGCCGCCCTCGAACTCGCGCTGGGTGGTTTCCTTGATCAGCACCAGTGGGCCGCCATCGGCCGGCTGCTGCAGGATCGCGTCACTGTGCCAGGCCACGTCGCCTGCGGTGTGGCGCAGGAAATAGTCATCGCCCAACTGTGCCCACAACTGCTCGACGTCGTCCGGGTCGGTGCCGCCGCGCACCAGAATATCCAGCGCCGCGCTCTGGGTCTGGCGAATCTGCTCTTCGCGATCCACCGGGTTTTCCAGACCTCGGCGCAGGGCGCGCTTGGTCTCGGTGTAGAGCTGGCGCAACAGGCTGGCGCGCCACGAGTTCCACAGGGTCGGGTTGGTCGCGTTGATGTCGGCCACGGTCAGCACGTACAGGTAGTCCAGACGGGTTTCGTCGCCGACGGTCTGGGCGAAATCGTGGATCACCTGCGGATCGGACAGATCCTTGCGCTGCGCAGTGGTCGACATCACCAGATGGTTTTGCACCAGCCAGACGATCAGGCGGCTGTCCCACAGCGGCAACTGATGGCGCTGGCAGAACGCTTCGGCATCGACCGCGCCGATGTCCGAGTGATCGCCATGCCGGCCCTTGCCGATGTCGTGGTACAGACCCGCCATGTAGATGAGCTCGGGCTTGGGCAGTTTGGCCATGAGCTTGGCAGCCAACGGAAATTTTTCCGATACCTGGGTGTACTGCAACTTACGCAGGTGCTTGATCAGGTTCAGTGTGTGCGCATCGACTGTATAGATGTGGAACAGGTCGTGCTGCATCTGCCCGACGATGAAACCGAACTCCGGCAGGTAACGCCCGAGGATGCCGTAGCGGTTCATCCGCCGCAGGTTGCGGTGGACGCCGATCTTGCACTTGAACAGCTCGATGAACAGGCTGGTGTTGCGGATGTCGTTGCGGAAGTTGTCGTCGATCAGGTGACGGTTTTCCCGCAGTAGACGAATGGTGTCGGCGCGCACGCCTTTGATTTCCGGCTGCTGGGCCATCAGCACGAAGATTTCGAGCATGGCGAACGGCGTGCGGCGGAATACGTTGTCGTTGCGTGCTTCGATATAACCGTCATGCAGTTGGAAGCGCGAGTTGATCGGCTGCGGCGGCGCTTCGTCTTCCGGGGCGAGGATGACTTCCTCGAAATGCTGAATGATCAGGTCGCTGAGCTGGGCGATGCTCATCACCACGCGGAAATACTGTTGCATGAAGTTTTCGACCGCCTGTTTGGCGTCGTCACCTTCAAACCCCAGCAGGCCGGCAATGGTCCGTTGATGATCGAACAGCAAGCGATCTTCGGAGCGGCCGGCGAGCATATGCAGGGCGTAGCGCACTTTCCACAGAAACTCCTGGGAAGAGGCCAGCAGTGCGTTTTCGCTCTCGACCAGAAAGCCCTCGCCGGCCAGGGCGCGCAGGTTCAGGGTGCCGTATTGACGACGGGCTACCCACAAAATCGTCTGGATATCCCGCAGGCCGCCGGGCGAGCCTTTGACGTTGGGTTCCAGGTTGTATTCGGTGTCGTTGTACTTGTGGTGACGGGCCTTCTGCTCGGCGCGTTTGGCCAGGAAGAACTCCTTGGCCGGCCACATGTGTGCTGTGCTGGTGACATCGAGCATGCGCTGGCGCAGGCGCTCGGGGCCGCAGATGGTGCGGCTTTCCATCAGGTTGGTGACCACCGTCAGGTCGGCCCGCGCTTCCTCGGCGCATTCGTCGACCGAGCGCACGCTCTGGCCGACTTCCAGGCCGATGTCCCACAGCAGCGTCAGGAAACGCTCGATGGAATCGCGGAAAACTTCGTGATCGGCGCTGTCCAGCAGGATCAGCAAGTCGATGTCGGAATAAGGATGCAACTCACCGCGGCCGTAGCCACCGACCGCGACCAGCGCAATGTCGGCGTCTTCGCTCCAGTTGAACTGTTCCCAGGCCTTTTGCAGGATGTTGTCGACGAACCAGGCACGGTCTTCGATCAGGCGACGGATGTCGCGGCCATTGCGAAAACGCGTGTCGAGGACCTCGCGAGCCTGGCGGATCGCTTTCTTGAACGCCGCGATGGGACTCGCTTTCAGGGCCAGTTCAGCCTGGAACTGGCCGCGGTCGAAGAGTTCGGGATCCACCTGCGGCATCGATTGGCTTTCCTTTTATAAGGCTGGGAGCGTTCTTGGGATCAGGCCGAGATGCGCGCGATGGTGTCGTCGGCGCGCAGGGTGAAGATCTCGTAGCCGGTATCGGTCACCAGCAGGGTGTGTTCCCACTGTGCCGAGAGCTTGCGGTCCTTGGTGATGGCGGTCCAGCCGTCGCCCAGCACCTTGGTGTCGGCTTTGCCCTGGTTGATCATCGGCTCGATGGTGAAGGTCATGCCGGCCTTCAGTTCCATGCCGGTGCCGGCGCGGCCGTAGTGCAGGATCTGCGGTTCTTCGTGGAAGACCTTGCCGATGCCGTGGCCGCAGAACTCGCGAACCACCGAGAAGCCGTTCTTTTCGGCGTGCTTCTGGATCACTTCGCCAATGTCGCCGAGGCGGCAGCCGGGTTTGACGATTTCGATCGCCTTGTACATGCATTCCTGAGTGACCTGCGACAGGCGCTCGGCCCAGACCGGTACTTCGCCGACGTGGAACATGCGGCTGGTGTCACCGTGGTAGCCGTCCTTGATCACGGTGACGTCGATGTTCAGGGTGTCGCCGTTTTTCAGCGGCTTGTCGTTCGGGATGCCGTGGCACACCACATGGTTGATCGAAGTGCAGATCGACTTCGGGTAGCCCTTGTAGTTGAGCGGGGCAGGGATGGCCTGCTGCACGTCGACGATGTAGTCATGGCAGATCTGGTTCAGTTGATCGGTGGTCACGCCCGGTTTGACGTGTTCGGCAATCATTTCCAGCACATCGGCGGCCAGTTTGCCGGCGACACGCATGCCAGCGATGTCCTCGGGGGTTTTGAGGTTGACGGTCATACAGGCTCTCTCTGCGCTCGGCGGCGCTTGCTGATACGGATTGGGTGGCAAGTGTTCTTTTTGCGACCCTGAAAAACCCGATTCTAACAGACGAAAGGAGCAAATCCGCGCCTGCGTTCATCGTCTCTCTCTATACAATGGCGTGCCTGAAGGCGATTCCAGGGGGGCTGCGCCCATGTCCTTGGTGCGATTGCAGATTCCGGGTTCCGTTTCTGCGCACCCTGTGGTATAAAATGCGCCGCTTTCCGGGGATACCCCGAAAAGCTTAAATCCACACACGTGTCGACACGATGACCTGGGTGCTTTTGGCTTTATGCCACTGGTTGGTCATTGGGATACGTGGAGGCCAAACCCGACTTATTAAGGAACTATCATGTCCCAAGTCAACATGCGCGATATGCTGAAGGCCGGTGTGCACTTCGGTCACCAAACCCGTTACTGGAATCCGAAAATGGGTAAGTACATTTTCGGCGCGCGTAACAAGATTCACATCATCAACCTTGAAAAAACCCTGCCAATGTTCAACGAAGCTCTGACTTTCGTAGAGCGTCTGGCCCAGGGCAAAAACAAGATTCTGTTCGTCGGCACCAAGCGTTCCGCTGGCAAGATCGTTGCTGAAGAAGCAGCACGTTGCGGTTCGCCGTACGTCGATCACCGCTGGTTGGGCGGCATGCTGACCAACTTCAAAACCATTCGTGCTTCCATCAAGCGTCTGCGTGACCTTGAAGTTCAAGCCGAAGACGGTACCTTCGCCAAGCTGACCAAGAAAGAAGCGCTGATGCGCTCCCGTGACCTGGAAAAGCTGGATCGCTCCCTGGGCGGCATCAAGGACATGGGCGGTCTGCCTGACGCACTGTTCGTGATCGACGTTGACCACGAGCGCATCGCGATCACCGAAGCCAACAAGCTGGGCATCCCGGTAATCGGCGTTGTCGACACCAACAGCAGCCCGGAAGGCGTTGACTACATCATCCCAGGCAACGATGACGCAATCCGCGCTATCCAGCTGTACATGGGTTCGATGGCTGACGCAGTGATCCGCGGTCGCAACAACGTTGCTGGCGGTACTGTTGAATTCGCAGCTGAAGAAACTCAGGCTGCAGCTGAGTAATTGACGCCCTGGCGTTGACTCAGTAAGCAAAAAGGGGGCTTGGCCCCCTTTTTGCCACCTCGAAAACCGTTTGTTGGCGCCCACTTGTGGTGGCGCACCCCCTGCATCTGTAACGTGCGGCGGGTACAAGGTGATTCGGGAAGAATTGAACGCCCGTTCGATCGGGTGGAATGGTTGAAAACCTATCCAAGAGGAATTTGAAAATGGCAGCAATTACTGCAGCGTTGGTTAAAGAACTGCGCGAGCGTACCGGCGAAGGCATGATGGATTGCAAGAAAGCCCTGGAAAAGGCTGACGGCGACATCGAAAAAGCCATTGATGACATGCGTGCTTCGGGCGCGATCAAGGCTGCGAAAAAGGCTGGCAACGTTGCCGCTGAAGGCGCAATCGCAATCAAGGACGACGGTAAAGCTGCCGTTATCCTGGAAGTGAACTCGCAGACCGACTTCCTGGCCCTGCAAGACGACTTCAAAAACTTTGTTGCTGCCAGCGTTGAAAAAGCCTTCGCTGACAAGCTGACCGACGCTGCTCCGCTGATCGCTGCTCAAGAAGCCGCTCGCGAAGCACTGGTTGCCAAAGTAGGCGAGAACGTCAACATCCGTCGTCTGACCCGTATCGAAGGTGACGTTGTAGGTTCGTACCTGCACGGCAACAAGATCGGTGTTGTTGTGGCTCTGAAAGGCGGTGACGTCGAGCTGGCCAAAGACATCGCGATGCACGTAGCTGCAAGCAACCCTGAGTTCCTGCTGCCTTCGCAAGTTTCGGCTGAAGCGATCGAGCGTGAAAAAGCTGTGTTCCTGCAGCTGAACGAAGAAAAAATCAAAGGCAAGCCAGAAAACATTGTTGAGAACATGGTCAAAGGCCGTATCAGCAAGTTCCTGGCAGAAGCAAGCCTGGTTGAGCAGGCGTTCGTCAAGAACCCTGAAATCAAGGTTGGCGAGCTGGCCAAGAAAGGCGGCGCAGAAATCGTTTCCTTCACTTACTACAAAGTAGGCGAAGGCATCGAGAAGCCGGTCGACAACTTCGCTGAAGAAGTTGCTGCCCAGCTGGCTGCCGCCAAGCAATAAGACGGTTTTTCAACTGTCGCCCGAAAGAGGCTGCCCGCTCACGCGCGCAGCCTCTTTTCAGATGGGGTTACCAATTTTTAATTGGTTTCCGCTTGGAACTGACTTACAAAGCCATGTTCCGATGGCGCTGAAGCAGCGCCAAGCTAGAGTGAACGCCAGCTGTAAACAGCTCGCAAAGAATTTTTAAATACGCCGCAGGAGAGATTCGCAATGGCTCAGCAGGGCAGTGGTTATCAGGCTCGCTATAAACGCATTCTACTCAAGCTTAGCGGCGAGGCCCTGATGGGCTCGGAAGAGTTCGGGATCGATCCGAAGGTACTGGATCGCATGGCGCTGGAAGTCGGCCAACTGGTCGGTATCGGCGTACAGGTCGGTCTGGTGATCGGCGGTGGCAACCTGTTCCGTGGCGAGGCCTTGAGCAAGGCTGGCATGGATCGGGTAACAGGCGACCACATGGGCATGCTGGCCACTGTGATGAATGCTCTGGCCATGCGCGATGCGCTGGAACGTGCCAATATCTCGGCCATCGTGATGTCGGCCATTTCCATGGTTGGTGTTACTGATCACTATGATCGTCGCAAAGCCATGCGCCACCTGAACTCCAAGGACGTCGTGATTTTCGCGGCCGGTACCGGTAATCCGTTCTTCACCACGGATTCGGCAGCCTGCCTGCGTGCAATCGAAATCGATGCCGACGTTGTTCTGAAGGCGACCAAGGTCGATGGCGTCTACACCGCAGACCCGTTCAAAGACCCGCATGCCGAGAAGTTCGATCATCTGACTTATGATGAAGTGCTGGATCGCAAGCTGGGTGTAATGGATCTGACTGCTATTTGCCTGTGCCGCGACCACAAGATGCCGTTGCGCGTATTCAACATGAACAAGCCGGGCGCCCTGCTGAACATCGTGCATGGCGGCGCTGAAGGCACCCTGATCGAGGAAGGTCAACAATGATCAACGAAATCAAGAAAGACGCTCAAGAGCGCATGCAGAAATCCCTGGACTCTCTGGCTCATGCATTTGGTCAGATTCGTACCGGCAAGGCTCACCCAAGCATCCTGGGCAGCGTGATGGTGCCGTACTACGGCGCAGACACCTCCATCACCCAAGTGGCCAACATCACTGTAAAAGACTCGCGCACCCTGCAAGTCGTTGCCTTCGAGCGCAATATGCTCGCGGCAGTCGACAAGGCCATTCAGAGCGCTGGTCTGAACCTCAACCCGACCAACCTTGGCGAGTTGCTGCTGATCTCCATGCCTGCCCTGACTGAAGAGACCCGCAAGGGCTTCACCAAGCAGGCGCGCAGTGCCGCCGAAGACGCTCGTGTTGCCGTGCGCAACATTCGTCGTGACGCCTTGGGCGAGCTGAAGAAGCTGGTCAAGGATAAAGAAATCAGCGAAGACGAAGAGCGTCGTGCTGCAGCCGACATTCAGAAAATCACTGACAAGGCTGAGGCTGATATCGATGCGGCCACCAAGGCAAAAGAAGCGGATCTGATGGCCGTATAAGGGTCGAGTTTTAAATGGACAAGACCAAGCAGTCTGCGCCGTCCGCGGTGCCGCGCCATGTCGCGATCATCATGGATGGCAATAATCGCTGGGCGAAAAAGCGCTTTATGCCGGGTGTCGCCGGTCATAAAGCGGGTGTGGATGCTGTGCGGGCGGTAATCGAGGTGTGCGCTGAGGCCAAGGTTGAAGTGCTCACCCTGTTCGCCTTTTCCAGTGAAAACTGGCAGCGCCCGGCCGATGAAGTCAGTGCCTTGATGGATCTGTTCTTCAAGGCGTTGCGTCGTGAGGCCAAGCGCCTCAACGACAACAATATCAGCCTGCGCATCATTGGCGATCGCTCGCGCTTCCATCCTGAACTTCAGGCGGCGATGCGCGAGGCTGAGGCCATGACGGCCGGTGCCAACCGTTTTATTCTGCAGATCGCCGCCAACTACGGCGGTCAGTGGGATATTGCACAGGCAGCGCAGCGTCTGGCGCGTGAAGTTCAGGCCGGGCATCTGCGTCCGGAAGACATCACTCCGGATCTGCTGCAAACGTGTCTGGCGACCGGTGACCTGCCGCTGCCGGACCTGTGCATCCGCACCGGTGGCGAGCACCGCATCAGCAACTTCTTGCTGTGGCAACTGGCGTACGCCGAGTTGTACTTCTCCGACCTGTTCTGGCCGGACTTCAAACACGAAGCCATGCGCACTGCGCTGGCCGATTTCGCTTCGCGTCAGCGTCGCTTCGGTAAAACGAGCGAGCAGGTCGAAGCTGGAGCCCGGGTTTAATGCTTAAACAACGAATCATCACTGCGCTGATCCTGCTACCGATCGCTCTGTGCGGGTTTTTCCTGCTCGAGGGTTCCGGTTTCGCGCTGTTCATCGGTCTGGTCGTAAGCCTGGGCGCCTGGGAATGGGCGCGTCTGGCGGGCTTTACCGCGCAGTCGTTCCGTGTCGGCTATGCCGCTGTCGTCGCGCTGATGCTGTTCGTCATGTACGTCCTGCCGAGCCTCGCCCCTTGGGTGCTGGGCGCTTCGGTGCTGTGGTGGGCGGTGGCGACGTATCTGGTGCTGACGTATCCGCGCTCGAGCGAGCACTGGTCCACGGCGGCCACCAAACTGGTGATCGGCTTGCTGATCCTGCTGCCGGCCTGGCAAGGGCTGATGCAGATCAAACAGTACCCGCTGGGTAACTGGCTGATCATGGCGGTGATGGTGCTGGTCTGGGGTGCCGACATCGGTGCCTATTTCTCCGGCCGTGCCTTCGGCAAGCGCAAACTGGCGCCGCAAGTCAGTCCCGGTAAAAGCTGGGAAGGCGTTTACGGTGGTCTGGCGCTGAGTCTGGTCATTACCGCTGTCGTCGGCCTGGTTCGTGACTGGACCGTGGGCGAGTTGCTCAAAGGCTTGATCGGTGCTGCGCTGATCGTCTTCATTTCGGTGGTGGGCGACCTTACCGAAAGCATGTTCAAGCGCCAGTCCGGTATCAAGGACAGCAGCAACCTGCTGCCCGGTCATGGCGGTGTGCTTGATCGCATCGACAGTCTGACCGCTGCGATTCCGATTTTCGCTGTATTGCTGTGGATGGCTGCACCGTGAGCGGTCCTCAACAGATTACCGTTCTGGGGGCTACCGGCTCGATCGGTCTGAGTACCCTGGATGTCATCGCTCGTCATCCTGAGCGTTATCAGGTTTTCGCGCTGAGCGGCTTCACGCGCCTGAGCGAGTTGCTGGCCCTGTGCATTCGCCATGTGCCGCAGTTCGCGGTGGTGCCCGAAGTGGCTGCGGCTCGCGGTCTGCAGGATGATTTGCGAGCGGCTGGCCTGCCCACTCGCGTGCTGGTAGGGGAGGAGGGCCTGTGCCAGGTCGCTTCCGCGCCAGAAGTCGATGCCGTGATGGCGGCCATCGTCGGTGCTGCGGGCTTGCGCCCGACATTGGCAGCGGTGGAGGCTGGCAAGAAGATTCTCCTGGCCAATAAAGAAGCGCTGGTGATGTCCGGCGCGCTGTTCATGGAGGCCGTGCACAAGAGCGGCTCGGTGCTGCTGCCGATCGACAGCGAGCACAACGCGATCTTCCAGTGCATGCCGCAGGATTTTGCCCGTGGGCTGGGCGCCGTCGGCGTGCGGCGGATTTTGCTCACGGCGTCGGGTGGTCCTTTCCGGCAAACGCCGATGAGCGAATTGGCGCATGTTTCGCCGGATCAGGCGTGTGCGCACCCGAACTGGTCCATGGGGCGCAAGATCTCGGTGGACTCGGCCAGCATGATGAACAAGGGCCTGGAGTTGATCGAGGCTTGCTGGTTGTTCGACGCCAAGCCTGCGCAGGTCGAGGTGGTGATCCATCCGCAGAGTGTGATTCACTCATTGGTCGACTATGTGGATGGTTCGGTGTTGGCGCAGTTGGGTAATCCCGACATGCGCACGCCGATTGCCAATGCGCTGGCCTGGCCTGAGCGTATCGACTCGGGCGTGGCGCCGCTGGATCTGTTTGCCGTTGCGCGTCTGGATTTCGAGGCGCCGGACGAAGAACGCTTCCCGTGTCTGCGCCTGGCGCGACAGGCGGCTGAGGCCGGCAACAGCGCACCAGCCATGCTCAATGCGGCCAACGAAGTGGCGGTCGCGGCGTTTCTCGACGCACGCGTGGGTTATCTGGAAATCGCGAGTATCATCGAGGACGTGTTGAATCTCGAGCCTGTGGTTGCGCTGGAAGATCTGGATGCGGTGTTTACCGCAGACGCGAAAGCGCGGATTCTGGCCGAACGATGGCTGAGTCGTCACGGCCGATAGCCGTTGCAGGACCCTGGCGTCACGCGACACTGAACAGGATTGCGGAGAAAGTAGATGAGCGCGCTCTATATGATTGCCGGCACCCTGATCGCATTGGGTGTGCTGGTCACCTTTCACGAATTCGGCCACTTCTGGGTCGCTCGTCGCTGTGGCGTCAAGGTTTTGCGTTTTTCCGTGGGCTTCGGCATGCCCCTGTTGCGCTGGCACGACAAGCAGGGCACCGAGTTTGTTATCGCCGCGATTCCGTTGGGCGGCTACGTCAAGATGCTCGATGAGCGTGAAGGCGAAGTGCCGGTCGATCAGCTTCATCAGTCCTTCAATCGCAAATCGGTTCGCCAGCGTATCGCCATTGTGGCGGCGGGGCCGATTGCCAACTTCCTGCTGGCCCTGGTGTTCTTCTGGGTGCTGGCCATGCTCGGCAGCGAGCAGATCCGCCCTGTCATTGGTGCAGTCGAGTCCGGCAGTCTCGCGGCCAAGGCTGGCTTGAGTGCTGGCCAGGAAATCGTCGCCATCGATGGCGAGCCGACCTCCGGTTGGGCGGCGGTCAATTTGCAGTTGGTGCGTCGTCTTGGCGAAAGTGGTTCCCTGCAATTGCTCGTGCGCGAGCAGGGCTCCAGCGCCGACACGCCTCGTGAGCTGGCGCTGGATCATTGGCTCAAAGGAGCCGACGAGCCCGATCCGATCCGCTCGCTCGGCATTCGCCCATGGCGCCCGGCGTTGCCGCCGGTGCTGGCGGAACTTGATCCAAAAGGTCCGGCGCAGGCCGCTGGTCTGAAAACCGGTGACCGTCTGCTGTCGCTTGACGGCCTGGCGCTGGGTGACTGGCAGCAGGTGGTCGATACTGTTCGTACGCGTCCTGATACCAAAATCATGCTGCGTATCGAGCGCGACGGTGCTCAAATCGACATCCCGGTGACCTTGGCGGCACGCGGCGAAAGCAAGTCGCCTGGCGGTTATCTCGGTGCTGGTGTAAAAGCCGTAGACTGGCCGCCGGAGATGATCCGTGAGGTCAGCTATGGTCCGCTGGCCGCGATTGGCGAGGGTGCCCGTCGTACCTGGACCATGAGCGTTCTGACGCTGGACTCACTGAAGAAAATGCTGTTCGGCGAGCTCTCGGTAAAAAACTTGAGTGGACCGATAACCATTGCTAAAGTGGCGGGCGCTTCTGCCCAGTCGGGCGTCGCTGATTTCCTGAATTTCCTTGCTTATCTGAGTATTAGCCTGGGGGTTCTGAATTTGCTGCCCATTCCTGTATTGGATGGGGGGCATTTGTTGTTTTATCTGATTGAGTGGGTGCGTGGTCGCCCCTTGTCGGATCGGGTGCAAGGTTGGGGGGTGCAGATCGGTATCAGTTTGGTGGTCGGAGTGATGTTGCTTGCTCTGGTCAATGATCTGGGTCGACTGTAAAGCTTCGCTGAATTGCGAATCTGCCGCATTTTGCGGCAGTTTGTTTATTGCCAGTTGGAATAAGAAAGGACTTCATGAAACGTCTGCTGCTAACTGCGGTTCTCACCGTATTGATGATCGCCGAAGTTCACGCCGAGTCCTTCACTATCTCTGATATTCGCGTCAATGGCCTCCAGCGGGTCTCTGCGGGTAGCGTCTTTGGTGCCTTGCCGTTGAACGTCGGCGAGCAGGCGGATGATCGTCGCCTGGTGGAATCCACTCGTGCGTTGTTCAAAACCGGTTTCTTTCAAGATATCCAGCTGGGCCGCGAAGGCAACGTTCTGGTGATCACGGTCGTCGAACGTCCGTCCGTCGCCAGTATCGAGATCGAAGGCAACAAGGCGATCTCCACCGAAGACCTGATGAAGGGCCTCAAGCAGTCCGGTCTGTCCGAAGGTGAAATCTTCCAGCGCGCCACCCTTGAAGGTGTTCGTAACGAGCTGCAACGCCAGTACGTTGCCCAGGGCCGCTACTCGGCTTCGGTCGATACCGAAGTGGTGTCGCAGCCGCGTAACCGCGTTGCGCTGAAAGTGAAGATCAACGAAGGCACCGTGGCTGCGATCCAGCACATCAACGTGGTGGGTAACACGGTCTTCCCTGATGACGACCTGATCGACCTGTTCGAGCTCAAAACTACCAACTGGCTGTCGTTCTTCAAGAACGATGACAAGTACGCCCGCGAAAAACTCTCCGGTGACCTGGAGCGTCTGCGTTCCTACTACCTGGACCGCGGCTACATCAACATGGATATCGCTTCGACCCAGGTGTCCATCACCCCGGACAAGAAGCACGTCTACATCACCGTCAACATCACCGAAGGCGAGAAGTACACCGTACGTGACGTCAAGCTCAGCGGTGACCTGAAAGTCCCTGAAGACCAGATCAAGTCCCTGCTGCTGGTGCAGAAAGGCCAGGTGTTCTCGCGCAAACTGATGACCACCACGTCCGAACTGATCACCCGTCGCCTGGGTAACGAAGGTTATACCTTCGCCAACGTCAACGGCGTTCCTCAGCCGCATGACGACGATCACACCGTGGACATCCTGTTCGCCGTCG from Pseudomonas sp. P8_229 encodes:
- a CDS encoding [protein-PII] uridylyltransferase, with protein sequence MPQVDPELFDRGQFQAELALKASPIAAFKKAIRQAREVLDTRFRNGRDIRRLIEDRAWFVDNILQKAWEQFNWSEDADIALVAVGGYGRGELHPYSDIDLLILLDSADHEVFRDSIERFLTLLWDIGLEVGQSVRSVDECAEEARADLTVVTNLMESRTICGPERLRQRMLDVTSTAHMWPAKEFFLAKRAEQKARHHKYNDTEYNLEPNVKGSPGGLRDIQTILWVARRQYGTLNLRALAGEGFLVESENALLASSQEFLWKVRYALHMLAGRSEDRLLFDHQRTIAGLLGFEGDDAKQAVENFMQQYFRVVMSIAQLSDLIIQHFEEVILAPEDEAPPQPINSRFQLHDGYIEARNDNVFRRTPFAMLEIFVLMAQQPEIKGVRADTIRLLRENRHLIDDNFRNDIRNTSLFIELFKCKIGVHRNLRRMNRYGILGRYLPEFGFIVGQMQHDLFHIYTVDAHTLNLIKHLRKLQYTQVSEKFPLAAKLMAKLPKPELIYMAGLYHDIGKGRHGDHSDIGAVDAEAFCQRHQLPLWDSRLIVWLVQNHLVMSTTAQRKDLSDPQVIHDFAQTVGDETRLDYLYVLTVADINATNPTLWNSWRASLLRQLYTETKRALRRGLENPVDREEQIRQTQSAALDILVRGGTDPDDVEQLWAQLGDDYFLRHTAGDVAWHSDAILQQPADGGPLVLIKETTQREFEGGTQIFIYAPDQHDFFAVTVAAMDQLNLNIHDARVITSSSQFTLDTYIVLDNDGESIGDNPARIKQIRDGLTEALRNPDDYPTIIQRRVPRQLKHFAFAPQVTIHNDAQRPVTVLELTAPDRPGLLARIGGIFLEFDLSLQNAKIATLGERVEDVFFITDAHNQPLSDPLLCSRLQDAIVEQLSVNQEPDIKLSRISI
- the dapC gene encoding succinyldiaminopimelate transaminase, with translation MNNALNQLQPYPFEKLRALLGTVTPNPDKRPIALSIGEPKHRSPSFVAEALANNLDQMAVYPTTLGIPALREAIAGWCERRFGVPSGWIDPARNVLPVNGTREALFAFTQTVVNRGDDALVVSPNPFYQIYEGAAFLAGAKPHYLPCLDENGFNPDFDAVSPDIWKRCQILFLCSPGNPTGALIPVDVLKKLIALADEHDFVIAADECYSELYFDEQTPPPGLLSACVELGRKDFKRCVVFHSLSKRSNLPGLRSGFVAGDADILKGFLLYRTYHGCAMPVQTQLASVAAWNDEVHVRANRALYREKFDAVLEILSPVMDVQRPDGSFYLWPNVQGDDAAFCRDLFAEEHVTVVPGSYLSREVDGVNPGAGRVRMALVAPLAECVEAAERIKNFITRHLS
- the map gene encoding type I methionyl aminopeptidase, with the protein product MTVNLKTPEDIAGMRVAGKLAADVLEMIAEHVKPGVTTDQLNQICHDYIVDVQQAIPAPLNYKGYPKSICTSINHVVCHGIPNDKPLKNGDTLNIDVTVIKDGYHGDTSRMFHVGEVPVWAERLSQVTQECMYKAIEIVKPGCRLGDIGEVIQKHAEKNGFSVVREFCGHGIGKVFHEEPQILHYGRAGTGMELKAGMTFTIEPMINQGKADTKVLGDGWTAITKDRKLSAQWEHTLLVTDTGYEIFTLRADDTIARISA
- the rpsB gene encoding 30S ribosomal protein S2, which codes for MSQVNMRDMLKAGVHFGHQTRYWNPKMGKYIFGARNKIHIINLEKTLPMFNEALTFVERLAQGKNKILFVGTKRSAGKIVAEEAARCGSPYVDHRWLGGMLTNFKTIRASIKRLRDLEVQAEDGTFAKLTKKEALMRSRDLEKLDRSLGGIKDMGGLPDALFVIDVDHERIAITEANKLGIPVIGVVDTNSSPEGVDYIIPGNDDAIRAIQLYMGSMADAVIRGRNNVAGGTVEFAAEETQAAAE
- the tsf gene encoding translation elongation factor Ts, whose translation is MAAITAALVKELRERTGEGMMDCKKALEKADGDIEKAIDDMRASGAIKAAKKAGNVAAEGAIAIKDDGKAAVILEVNSQTDFLALQDDFKNFVAASVEKAFADKLTDAAPLIAAQEAAREALVAKVGENVNIRRLTRIEGDVVGSYLHGNKIGVVVALKGGDVELAKDIAMHVAASNPEFLLPSQVSAEAIEREKAVFLQLNEEKIKGKPENIVENMVKGRISKFLAEASLVEQAFVKNPEIKVGELAKKGGAEIVSFTYYKVGEGIEKPVDNFAEEVAAQLAAAKQ